The following coding sequences lie in one Treponema sp. OMZ 790 genomic window:
- a CDS encoding RHS repeat domain-containing protein, which translates to MKKIISTTTCYDTFVSFLMQPIGIQKGERKIYKIDTIETKNNQTQDVFQKIKYSFDPVGNVLGYNNDASTYETKQTYSYDNLYQLISVEGTSNQYKAKKSSGTTPVSIAKYRQTFAFDGIGNMKEKLSTTNIPGAQGNSYPKAELDYSLDYEYDPAYAHRLIRAGNRYYRYDANGNITAEKDGPFTDEEEFVFTYSYFENEDVYGADYGFGLDAPKETEQSNPQDLFAYRRNYTWNERNLLTKSSDKNYTVHYRYGDDGQRALKYTDEGRSETLYFNNFFTIHIPTQDQNNPQGLRVHKHIFVGNSRLVTAMTHTDNSGDNEEQKAKRYYYHSDHLGSAQFVTDWRGKQYEHIEYTPYGKLWIEEVAAGLDKLPFRFTGKELDEETGLYYYGARYLDPKYSRWLSGDPALGDYIPKAPINDEAKKHNENLPGMGGVFNVVNLHLYHYAGNNPVKYTDPDGNFIASYFANTKFNDAFNFFIEKYQKKLDTINRASQLYQQIYDIPKNTALEDAIVFDKEQAYDYILTTAGINAEQMGYEKNSEEYNNYVKQETKLYSKLQELRKQKYTDGTYKNGLVDKILNTALNLYNNKYQECISEGLSDIEAMKHADSVANEYLNKTLEDNEL; encoded by the coding sequence ATGAAAAAAATTATTTCAACAACAACCTGTTATGATACTTTTGTTTCTTTCCTTATGCAGCCGATAGGAATACAAAAAGGGGAAAGAAAAATTTATAAAATCGATACAATAGAAACTAAAAATAACCAAACTCAAGACGTCTTTCAAAAAATAAAGTACTCATTCGACCCTGTAGGAAACGTCCTAGGCTATAATAATGATGCAAGTACTTATGAAACAAAACAAACATACTCTTACGATAATCTTTACCAGCTTATAAGCGTAGAGGGTACAAGTAACCAATACAAGGCTAAAAAAAGCTCTGGAACAACACCTGTAAGCATTGCAAAATACAGACAAACCTTTGCCTTTGATGGCATAGGAAACATGAAAGAAAAATTAAGCACCACAAACATACCCGGTGCACAAGGAAACTCCTATCCCAAGGCTGAACTTGATTATAGCTTAGATTACGAGTATGACCCTGCCTATGCACACCGCCTAATAAGAGCAGGTAACCGTTATTACCGCTATGACGCAAACGGCAATATCACAGCAGAAAAAGACGGACCTTTTACTGACGAAGAAGAGTTTGTATTTACATACTCATACTTTGAAAATGAAGACGTATACGGTGCCGACTACGGATTTGGTCTTGACGCACCTAAAGAAACGGAACAATCAAACCCGCAAGACCTATTTGCCTACAGGCGTAACTACACTTGGAACGAGCGCAACCTCTTAACCAAATCGAGCGACAAAAACTACACAGTCCACTACCGCTACGGAGACGATGGGCAAAGAGCACTTAAATACACCGACGAGGGGCGAAGTGAAACCTTATACTTTAATAACTTTTTCACGATACATATTCCCACACAAGACCAGAATAACCCGCAAGGCTTACGTGTACACAAACACATCTTTGTGGGAAATTCAAGATTAGTAACCGCGATGACACATACAGATAACAGTGGTGACAACGAAGAGCAAAAAGCAAAGCGGTATTACTACCACAGTGACCATTTGGGAAGCGCACAATTCGTAACCGACTGGCGAGGTAAACAATATGAACACATAGAGTACACGCCGTATGGCAAACTCTGGATTGAAGAAGTCGCTGCGGGGTTGGACAAGTTACCTTTCCGCTTTACGGGTAAGGAGCTTGACGAAGAGACCGGGCTGTATTATTACGGGGCGAGGTACTTAGACCCTAAATACAGTAGGTGGCTGTCAGGCGATCCGGCATTGGGTGATTACATACCCAAAGCTCCGATAAATGACGAAGCTAAAAAACACAACGAGAACTTACCTGGAATGGGAGGCGTGTTTAATGTTGTAAACTTGCACCTGTACCACTACGCGGGCAATAATCCGGTGAAGTATACCGATCCGGATGGGAATTTTATTGCATCTTATTTTGCAAACACTAAATTCAATGATGCTTTTAATTTTTTTATTGAGAAATATCAAAAAAAATTAGATACAATAAATAGAGCCAGTCAACTTTATCAGCAAATATATGATATACCCAAAAACACAGCTTTGGAAGATGCCATCGTATTTGATAAAGAACAAGCTTACGATTATATTCTTACTACAGCCGGAATAAATGCAGAGCAGATGGGATATGAAAAGAATTCTGAAGAATATAATAATTATGTAAAACAAGAAACAAAATTATATTCAAAACTTCAAGAACTTAGAAAGCAAAAATATACTGATGGTACTTATAAAAATGGACTTGTAGATAAGATATTAAATACGGCTTTGAATCTATACAATAATAAATACCAAGAATGCATTTCGGAAGGCTTATCAGATATTGAAGCCATGAAACATGCGGACAGTGTCGCAAATGAGTATCTAAATAAAACTTTAGAGGATAATGAATTATGA
- a CDS encoding RHS repeat-associated core domain-containing protein gives MKNLSTFYLFRIAIERDSIALKSAVLTVVYFYIVIIVHNCQQAAKIKLLLNKNSLLEVFPLTIGSGKTIAFENRWSRYKEPSKNKAEAYRVYVEHLFLRSDAGDARIFSKEGNMTNKLSTTNIPGAQGNSYPKAELDYSLDYEYDPAYAHRLIRAGTRYYRYDANGNITAEKDGPFTDEEEFTFTYSYDPETDVYGTDYGFGLDAPKETEQTNPQDLFAYRRNYTWNERNLLTKSSDRNFTVHYRYGEDGQRALKYTDEGRSETLYFNNFFTIHIPTQDQNNPQGLRVHKHIFVGNSRLVTAMTHTDNHGDNDEQRAKRYYYHSDHLGSAQFVTDWKGRQYEHIEYTPYGELWIEEVAAGLDKLPFRFTGKELDEETGLYYYGARYLDPKYSRWLSGDPALGEYIPSPGTEPSKLAGMGGVYNTINLHVYHYAGNNPVKYTDPDGKILRIAGRNSYKNQVISVLKKLDPNVKINMRTGIVTTSSTNNSAGAKLIRNLQVSKNTVTIMNDSSIGTAPKSRKKAETPGIGSDSIVYFSINVKLSNDYFIRDENGNIEKAKHTPAEIVLGHELIHGLHYADGTGDNSTDDYTFITSGFQDGKYKSGEVVFKGGLFHDKYPREEARTIGVGEFSNDPITENALRRQLKYNERLTH, from the coding sequence ATGAAAAATTTATCCACTTTTTACCTCTTTCGGATAGCGATTGAAAGGGACAGCATAGCCCTGAAAAGCGCGGTGTTGACAGTTGTGTACTTTTACATAGTTATAATAGTACACAACTGTCAACAGGCCGCCAAAATAAAGTTATTATTAAACAAAAACAGCTTACTAGAGGTTTTTCCGCTTACGATAGGAAGCGGAAAAACAATTGCTTTTGAAAATAGGTGGAGCAGATACAAGGAGCCTAGTAAAAATAAAGCGGAGGCGTATCGGGTATACGTCGAGCATTTATTTTTGCGTAGCGACGCAGGAGATGCCCGCATATTTTCAAAAGAAGGCAACATGACCAATAAGCTAAGCACCACAAACATACCCGGTGCACAAGGGAACTCCTATCCCAAAGCTGAGCTTGATTATAGCTTAGATTACGAATATGATCCGGCTTATGCACACCGTTTAATAAGAGCCGGAACTAGATACTACCGCTATGACGCCAACGGCAACATAACGGCGGAAAAAGACGGACCTTTTACCGACGAAGAAGAGTTTACATTTACCTACAGCTATGACCCTGAAACGGACGTATACGGCACAGACTACGGCTTCGGTCTTGACGCACCTAAAGAAACCGAGCAAACAAACCCTCAAGACCTATTTGCCTACAGGCGTAACTACACTTGGAACGAGCGGAACCTCTTAACAAAATCAAGCGACCGAAACTTTACCGTCCACTACCGCTATGGTGAAGACGGACAAAGAGCACTTAAATACACAGACGAAGGAAGAAGTGAAACGCTTTACTTTAATAATTTCTTTACGATACATATCCCGACGCAAGACCAAAACAACCCGCAAGGCTTAAGAGTGCATAAGCATATATTCGTAGGAAACTCACGACTTGTAACCGCAATGACCCACACAGACAACCACGGAGATAACGATGAACAAAGAGCAAAGCGTTACTATTATCACAGTGACCACTTAGGAAGCGCACAGTTTGTTACGGACTGGAAAGGCAGACAGTACGAACACATTGAATACACACCGTATGGCGAACTCTGGATCGAGGAAGTTGCCGCAGGATTAGACAAACTGCCGTTCAGGTTTACGGGAAAAGAGCTTGATGAGGAGACGGGGTTGTATTATTACGGAGCGCGGTACCTTGACCCGAAATATTCGAGGTGGTTGAGTGGGGATCCTGCATTAGGTGAGTATATACCTTCTCCCGGAACAGAACCTAGTAAGCTTGCCGGTATGGGCGGCGTCTACAATACGATAAATTTACATGTTTATCACTATGCAGGGAATAATCCGGTTAAGTATACCGATCCGGATGGAAAAATATTAAGAATTGCTGGAAGGAACAGTTATAAAAATCAAGTGATAAGTGTATTAAAAAAGCTTGATCCTAATGTAAAGATAAATATGAGAACAGGAATAGTAACGACTAGCAGTACTAATAATTCTGCTGGAGCAAAATTGATACGAAATTTGCAGGTCAGTAAAAATACAGTCACAATAATGAATGATAGTTCAATAGGTACAGCGCCAAAATCTAGAAAAAAAGCTGAGACTCCAGGTATAGGTTCAGATTCAATTGTTTATTTTTCAATTAATGTAAAATTGAGTAATGATTATTTTATAAGAGACGAAAATGGAAATATAGAAAAAGCTAAACATACTCCAGCAGAAATTGTACTTGGACATGAACTTATTCATGGATTACATTATGCGGATGGAACTGGAGATAATAGCACCGATGACTATACATTTATTACTTCAGGATTTCAAGATGGTAAATATAAGTCTGGAGAGGTCGTATTTAAGGGTGGTTTATTCCATGATAAATATCCGCGAGAAGAAGCTAGAACGATAGGTGTTGGAGAATTTTCTAATGATCCAATAACAGAAAATGCATTAAGGAGGCAATTGAAGTATAATGAAAGGCTTACACATTAA